In a single window of the Euwallacea fornicatus isolate EFF26 chromosome 5, ASM4011564v1, whole genome shotgun sequence genome:
- the ckn gene encoding caskin-2 isoform X3 — protein MATICFRPPPLPPNKKGLSVRKKNSCVNLSSTYMSFRDPSEDVVAAESIQMMTNVRTKRSRRVSHTNSLKRPSREVRVGLSRSHSEGNLDKKGVEEEEVPQLSISRYMRVLSGSWKNLLNLGGMSRPPKPTATAKKVAPPAVPHEFRHSGSSFGSAGYGSSEDGSGGFLAPAEPPGVPRDDHSDYGSSVSGSTGKSPGPLYSAPSFTFPGQPPPGAVLTHKAAVYYHNQLSLQEDQGIDMTQSPGRDSPGSSSGSAGSGSRHSTASLDSGRASYHPLSTAGRSTIGSSNSPRCSLSSCSIGSDQGRIERMINQGVPDQDIIHSWLVDLQFEEYFALFISAGYDLPTIGRMTPEDLTAIGIKKPNHRKKLKAEIAQLNVPDNLPEFVPGSLEEWLSILRLDEYLPAFIEQGYQTIDDVAQLTWEDLEEFGIVKLGHQKKVMLAIKRIKDIKAGKRISSDSNRIYSTQIRTGRGKSLESLEDPTERTHHTFSAENTQTFYYNQPSGWRPRSYDDGDITPTNESGLFYEGGGTLPRPRGIIRPRPIAKITAKARETFPDFEKPQFNPEKYGNPQYNKTLPGAYIQYGSPMMGKKIPPNPPKRRDSECTEETTTVEIHHVQTSSPLPLPAYPSSDSLSISLDSGGDLPLPPPPAPGTPPGAVSSHCKLNSSQSWGAEEQELIKTLALQHRNGSDASFKSSSSTESDSLPFANENAGTIRTRAGTTTRQSEFSSPKSRPAGLPAHPSPTPSQSRAQAPGPSTRNRSEPAADVLNDIGNMLANLTDELDAMLEEEKRQQ, from the exons ATGGCGACAATTTGCTTTCGCCCTCCCCCGCTGCCCCCCAACAAAAAAGGACTGTCTGTCCGTAAAAAAAACAGCTGCGTCAACCTCTCCTCCACTTACATGAGCTTCCGCGATCCCTCGGAAGACGTCGTGGCGGCCGAATCGATCCAGATGATGACTAATGTGAGGACGAAACGTTCGCGTAGGGTGTCGCACACCAATTCGTTGAAACGGCCCTCGCGCGAGGTCCGAGTCGGCCTCAGTCGGAGCCACTCCGAGGGCAACTTAGACAAGAAAGGAGTTGAGGAGGAGGAGGTGCCTCAGCTGTCCATCAGCAGGTACATGAGAGTGCTCAGTGGCAGTTGGAAGAATTTGCTGAATC TGGGCGGCATGTCCAGGCCGCCTAAGCCCACCGCCACCGCCAAGAAGGTGGCGCCGCCGGCGGTACCCCACGAATTCCGCCATTCCGGCAGCTCGTTCGGCAGCGCTGGATATGGGAGCTCTGAGGACGGCAGCGGGGGGTTTCTGGCACCCGCGGAACCTCCCGGAGTACCGAGAG ATGACCACTCGGACTACGGCAGCAGCGTCAGCGGTAGTACCGGGAAATCCCCGGGCCCCCTCTACTCCGCTCCCTCCTTTACCTTCCCGGGGCAGCCGCCCCCGGGGGCGGTCCTTACCCATAAGGCCGCCGTCTACTACCACAACCAGCTGAGTCTACAAGAGGACCAAGGCATCGACATGACCCAG TCCCCCGGCCGCGACAGCCCTGGATCTTCCAGTGGCAGTGCTGGTTCGGGATCGAGACACAGTACCGCCTCTTTGGACTCTGGTCGAGCCTCCTATCACCCTTTGAGTACCGCGGGGAGGAGCACTATAGGCTCATCGAACAGTCCTAGGTGCTCACTAAGCTCCTGCTCAATCGGGTCGGACCAGGGTCGCATAGAGCGCATGATCAATCAAGGAGTGCCCGACCAAGATATCATCCACTCCTGGTTGGTTGACTTGCAATTCGAAGAGTACTTCGCCTTGTTTATAAGCGCCGGGTACGATCTGCCGACGATCGGGCGCATGACTCCCGAAGACCTGACTGCCATAGGAATTAAAAAGCCCAATCATAGGAAGAAATTGAAAGCCGAAATTGCTCAGCTCAATGTGCCTGATAATTTACCAGAGTTCGTGCCT GGATCATTGGAGGAATGGCTAAGCATCCTGCGTCTCGATGAGTACCTCCCCGCCTTCATCGAGCAAGGATACCAGACCATCGATGACGTCGCTCAGTTGACATGGGAAGACTTAGAGGAGTTCGGGATAGTAAAATTGGGTCATCAGAAAAAGGTTATGCTGGCTATCAAGCGGATCAAAGATATTAAGGCGGGCAAGCGCATTAGCTCCGACTCGAACCGAATCTATTCCACACAG ATACGAACGGGGCGAGGTAAGTCGCTGGAATCCCTCGAGGATCCGACGGAAAGGACTCATCACACGTTTTCTGCAGAGAACACACAGACTTTTTACTATAATCAGCCCTCAGGGTGGCGGCCCCGGTCGTACGACGACGGCGATATTACCCCCACCAATGAAAGTGGGTTGTTCTATGAGGGTGGAGGCACCCTGCCCAGGCCCAGGGGCATAATCCGGCCTAGACCCATCGCCAAAATCACTGCCAAA GCTAGAGAAACATTCCCCGATTTCGAAAAGCCGCAATTCAACCCTGAGAAGTACGGCAACCCTCAATACAACAAAACCCTGCCGGGGGCCTACATCCAGTACGGCAGTCCCATGATGGGCAAAAAGATACCCCCCAATCCCCCCAAACGAAGGGATAGCGAGTGTACGGAGGAAACCACCACGGTGGAGATTCACCACGTGCAAACTTCGAGCCCTTTACCCCTCCCTGCGTATCCTAGTAGCGATAGCTTAAGCATATCTCTGGATAGTGGAGGAGACTTGCCCTTGCCACCCCCTCCCGCACCAGGGACCCCGCCGGGGGCGGTTTCGTCGCACTGTAAACTGAATTCGTCGCAAAGTTGGGGAGCGGAGGAGCAGGAGCTGATCAAGACTTTGGCACTGCAACATCGGAATGGGTCTGATGCCAGTTTTAAG tcGAGCTCTAGCACAGAATCGGATTCGCTGCCCTTCGCCAATGAAAACGCTGGTACCATTCGAACCAGGGCTGGAACGACTACACGGCAGAGTGAATTTTCATCCCCAAAATCGCGTCCCGCGGGCCTCCCGGCGCATCCGTCCCCGACCCCAAGTCAGAGCCGGGCTCAGGCCCCCGGCCCTAGCACACGCAATAg GTCTGAACCTGCTGCCGACGTACTGAACGACATTGGTAACATGCTGGCGAACCTGACTGATGAGCTTGACGCCATGTTGGAAGAGGAAAAGAGACAGCAATAG
- the ckn gene encoding caskin-2 isoform X10 gives MSRPPKPTATAKKVAPPAVPHEFRHSGSSFGSAGYGSSEDGSGGFLAPAEPPGVPRDDHSDYGSSVSGSTGKSPGPLYSAPSFTFPGQPPPGAVLTHKAAVYYHNQLSLQEDQGIDMTQSPGRDSPGSSSGSAGSGSRHSTASLDSGRASYHPLSTAGRSTIGSSNSPRCSLSSCSIGSDQGRIERMINQGVPDQDIIHSWLVDLQFEEYFALFISAGYDLPTIGRMTPEDLTAIGIKKPNHRKKLKAEIAQLNVPDNLPEFVPGSLEEWLSILRLDEYLPAFIEQGYQTIDDVAQLTWEDLEEFGIVKLGHQKKVMLAIKRIKDIKAGKRISSDSNRIYSTQDVLVHVPMELPSPGAVPQVHSTFHSFHQAWEIDQTRQMSTSIGPTYTHTMYCPDIVPIKIRTGRGKSLESLEDPTERTHHTFSAENTQTFYYNQPSGWRPRSYDDGDITPTNESGLFYEGGGTLPRPRGIIRPRPIAKITAKARETFPDFEKPQFNPEKYGNPQYNKTLPGAYIQYGSPMMGKKIPPNPPKRRDSECTEETTTVEIHHVQTSSPLPLPAYPSSDSLSISLDSGGDLPLPPPPAPGTPPGAVSSHCKLNSSQSWGAEEQELIKTLALQHRNGSDASFKSSSSTESDSLPFANENAGTIRTRAGTTTRQSEFSSPKSRPAGLPAHPSPTPSQSRAQAPGPSTRNRSEPAADVLNDIGNMLANLTDELDAMLEEEKRQQ, from the exons ATGTCCAGGCCGCCTAAGCCCACCGCCACCGCCAAGAAGGTGGCGCCGCCGGCGGTACCCCACGAATTCCGCCATTCCGGCAGCTCGTTCGGCAGCGCTGGATATGGGAGCTCTGAGGACGGCAGCGGGGGGTTTCTGGCACCCGCGGAACCTCCCGGAGTACCGAGAG ATGACCACTCGGACTACGGCAGCAGCGTCAGCGGTAGTACCGGGAAATCCCCGGGCCCCCTCTACTCCGCTCCCTCCTTTACCTTCCCGGGGCAGCCGCCCCCGGGGGCGGTCCTTACCCATAAGGCCGCCGTCTACTACCACAACCAGCTGAGTCTACAAGAGGACCAAGGCATCGACATGACCCAG TCCCCCGGCCGCGACAGCCCTGGATCTTCCAGTGGCAGTGCTGGTTCGGGATCGAGACACAGTACCGCCTCTTTGGACTCTGGTCGAGCCTCCTATCACCCTTTGAGTACCGCGGGGAGGAGCACTATAGGCTCATCGAACAGTCCTAGGTGCTCACTAAGCTCCTGCTCAATCGGGTCGGACCAGGGTCGCATAGAGCGCATGATCAATCAAGGAGTGCCCGACCAAGATATCATCCACTCCTGGTTGGTTGACTTGCAATTCGAAGAGTACTTCGCCTTGTTTATAAGCGCCGGGTACGATCTGCCGACGATCGGGCGCATGACTCCCGAAGACCTGACTGCCATAGGAATTAAAAAGCCCAATCATAGGAAGAAATTGAAAGCCGAAATTGCTCAGCTCAATGTGCCTGATAATTTACCAGAGTTCGTGCCT GGATCATTGGAGGAATGGCTAAGCATCCTGCGTCTCGATGAGTACCTCCCCGCCTTCATCGAGCAAGGATACCAGACCATCGATGACGTCGCTCAGTTGACATGGGAAGACTTAGAGGAGTTCGGGATAGTAAAATTGGGTCATCAGAAAAAGGTTATGCTGGCTATCAAGCGGATCAAAGATATTAAGGCGGGCAAGCGCATTAGCTCCGACTCGAACCGAATCTATTCCACACAG GACGTGTTGGTGCACGTTCCCATGGAGCTGCCATCGCCAGGGGCGGTACCGCAGGTGCACAGTACCTTCCACTCGTTCCACCAGGCGTGGGAGATCGACCAAACTCGTCAAATGTCCACCTCAATAGGTCCCACCTACACGCACACCATGTACTGTCCCGATATTGTCCCCATAAAG ATACGAACGGGGCGAGGTAAGTCGCTGGAATCCCTCGAGGATCCGACGGAAAGGACTCATCACACGTTTTCTGCAGAGAACACACAGACTTTTTACTATAATCAGCCCTCAGGGTGGCGGCCCCGGTCGTACGACGACGGCGATATTACCCCCACCAATGAAAGTGGGTTGTTCTATGAGGGTGGAGGCACCCTGCCCAGGCCCAGGGGCATAATCCGGCCTAGACCCATCGCCAAAATCACTGCCAAA GCTAGAGAAACATTCCCCGATTTCGAAAAGCCGCAATTCAACCCTGAGAAGTACGGCAACCCTCAATACAACAAAACCCTGCCGGGGGCCTACATCCAGTACGGCAGTCCCATGATGGGCAAAAAGATACCCCCCAATCCCCCCAAACGAAGGGATAGCGAGTGTACGGAGGAAACCACCACGGTGGAGATTCACCACGTGCAAACTTCGAGCCCTTTACCCCTCCCTGCGTATCCTAGTAGCGATAGCTTAAGCATATCTCTGGATAGTGGAGGAGACTTGCCCTTGCCACCCCCTCCCGCACCAGGGACCCCGCCGGGGGCGGTTTCGTCGCACTGTAAACTGAATTCGTCGCAAAGTTGGGGAGCGGAGGAGCAGGAGCTGATCAAGACTTTGGCACTGCAACATCGGAATGGGTCTGATGCCAGTTTTAAG tcGAGCTCTAGCACAGAATCGGATTCGCTGCCCTTCGCCAATGAAAACGCTGGTACCATTCGAACCAGGGCTGGAACGACTACACGGCAGAGTGAATTTTCATCCCCAAAATCGCGTCCCGCGGGCCTCCCGGCGCATCCGTCCCCGACCCCAAGTCAGAGCCGGGCTCAGGCCCCCGGCCCTAGCACACGCAATAg GTCTGAACCTGCTGCCGACGTACTGAACGACATTGGTAACATGCTGGCGAACCTGACTGATGAGCTTGACGCCATGTTGGAAGAGGAAAAGAGACAGCAATAG